From the Lytechinus variegatus isolate NC3 chromosome 5, Lvar_3.0, whole genome shotgun sequence genome, the window atattcgATTATCCATGAAGAACAATATTCGTTTAGAAATCAAACCTTTTGCAGTGACTTGcaacaagataatttttttaaaaatatacatgatgaTATATAAACCCTATctagccccgggggggggggggggcttaataagctcccctccccatccacatttttcatgataagtcCACAATGAGAAATGAGGTACCATGATTACTTTTTGGTCAATTCTGCAGAGCTTTTGAGACACCCGGATATTCAGTTACGCAAcattttatgagtttatgtcggaccaaaaattgctcaaaaatattattttgtatacacatttaatccaatggaaattctattttcagtcataattgacaaatttatcattattcttgcacttattggttgaaaataatcaaatctttGCTTTTTATAATCAGAATAGTGCCATGAACAGATCCCataaaaaaactataaaatacataaggccccaaaacaaagaaatacatatggaattatagaaacaataaaatacataagattacaaatgtcatttaccatttatttttgagcaactttgtTAGAAATCATAGAATTTCGGGAATTCTTTAGAGATTaacctttaaaacaaagaattctctattacgcataaattagcattactaatttattaacaataaattttaatgaattctgtAACCTTTAGTTCCATGCTTGCAGATTACATTGATGTTGATGTGTGCATTGGTTTTCGTTTTGATCAGAGGCAAGATCTGAAGAGGGGGACCAAAAAAGCCCACCTCCCCCTCCCTGGGCTATGCAATCTCAAAGTAGCCCAGGATTATGAGTTaaaccaaattttaaaaaatatatttatttagtagTTTACTGTAAATACACAGTATAGGCCCCGGTCCATGGTTATCCTCCTGATTAGgataattttcatctctattttgctactgaaaattgaataattaaagcaatgttctatcaaaacaaaggtagataaaacagaatatatatttctttagaaCGCATGTATGATATAGATCCACTGTACCTTCTGAAGACGAGGCGGGAAATCAAATATGGTTGGGACAGCATCCTGTTTAAGACGTATCGTCTGCCCAGGTcaaagcaagcatcttcaaaatgatcagaacagagtacagagctcttggaggaattcaATGAAGCTCGCTTCATATTGACCATCCTTACTGTGTTACAGTTCCGGTCTTGGTACCGGTTCAGTCCAATGGCTGAATGGGaatctgcagcaaatgtaaacacatgtcatAGAATCAATTACACATAATTAAGAAAGTTTGACGTGTCCAAAGGAAACAGATGCCCCCGCAGAATTgtagtacaaaatgtttttttattgttttatgatgcaattttctgtaaatcaattaaactatcactaaataaaataagatttcagttcttgatgttttaataagagattaccacaattttgtttatgaattttgaacagaaaagttgatatttccccccaaattactaaatcatggaaattgaatgcctacaaaaaaaaacactttataagtaatatgacatttcattcctaatacatgattatatacGTGTTGTCCCTAGGTGTCCTGAGTCTTGtcaatcgagggggggggggggggcgaggagaatttgcacaatggaaaaattgatatacattgggtttcaaagcttaatttcatttcgggtaaatcaatatgctttatttcatttgaatcaattataccaattttagggcataaaatacaaattcaattcaaacctATAAATATAGCCCTTGaactacttatttttttaattcaggaattctgatcaaatgtatattaaaaacaatcagtaggcctatataatgttTTTAACCCTTATGAGACTGGGGGCTGATTTACCCCCTTgtcatattttgcaataaatccactgcacaattttttttaccgcatCACTCACAGACTTACagcatcactcactttttcgagtctcgcgcaacttttgagaccaaaattgcgaccCCCTGGTATGTGCTttcgaaattacacaacattttggaagtgcatgcagaccaaaagttgctggaaaaatgtgaatttgcgtacaaatctatggaaatagtgtttttagccataattcataaatgtgccattatatttccttttactgattaaaatcaattaatttcaacttttttacgGTCAAATATGGTCCCCGACTATTTCCATTGAAACAACAATaaacacataagaaaataagtgtgatgttgaaatatattgagtctgtgaaccaaaagtgatcatttcaggggcattatttagttaattagagcaaacttttgattttacgcgtaaattagcaatgagatttaggcaaaatttgattatagttTTTTAGAATATACCATGGGTAATGCGTTTGCCAATCATCGCTGTGATCCCATGATTGACTACCCAGAtcataaagcccccccccccccccagtcttcttaggaaatgaaatagcccagtctatgtaGGTTActggtaatgtttttttttttactttttcatttttcttatgtacagattttgaaatttattactaatagaaattttcagcaatttctgaaaataatgatacagatacaaattttggcaatgACTCACATTgagttgtacatgaaatcaagtttttaagcAATTCGGGATCTGATAATATGCACTTGTGTATATCATAACTGCGTAACCATGCATGCATTCCAAAAATAGTCTTGAATGTTGTGTGGCCCTGCCATGTTTACGAATTTATTGTAGATAAAAGTGAGCTAATCACATAGATTTGTTtgttaaaatgatattcttaatATTGATTGCTGTGCAAGATTGAACAGGGAGAAGAGGAACATGACAAAGCAATCAAGAAAGAGTAAagggggaagagaaagaggatttatttataacacacaagtaaaaaaaatgtgttttaaaacacactGGTTAAAACGTGCCAACCCGGGCCCCAGTTAACGCGATCAGAAAtccattcaatatgattgaacttaatatcatgcagaaatcaatACGCATATAAATgtaatcaaaaaaataaattttgaaccaacttgcataatgagctgtgaacttagcctgtattttggtgacatctacctacacaccaaatttttttaaatccattgaatgtttttcaagttattgcgcggaaaccaagggggggggggctgacaggGGCAAcacttaatgccccctccgggCTTCATCTGCAGGGGCATAAAAACTCTAGGCCTACTCATcagcaggggcccgtttctcaacacctggacaagttagtcctATTTATCTACCAAACACAGAATTAGTTCCAAAATTACCCAAAAGGATTAACTAGAATccattaatatcatattgatactattggtggaaagtacataccagacgtagccttagtcacaaaatagcaaattttccaaaagttgcaaaaaatagagGCAAAATATGCTTAAAAAGTACTTAAACATGCAGACATGGGCATTAAATTTCTGAGGAAATGAAATTAACActaattcatatcatgataaaaaaaatcacatgtaagTGGACATTGAGATATTTATCCCaagatataaaatttgaatagtttACGTAAGTAAACCATAAGGCTTTCTTCCTAACATGAtggtttctagtgttgctgttggatgtttgtggtctatatcatggttgttccactttatatgtttgtcattttgcctccgacgaagattctgctaggatcgaaagcttaggcccccttttgactctctaatttactccattggctctttttttttttagataagcagttttcagcagcttctttttgcctttaacatgatgataatcaaacagattttcaggattccaaacatcatcaaaaaatatattatcatggaTTGTTAAACTCTTTAGATACCTAAACGCACAATTTTATGAATGCTATGCGTATATTAGAGgaagaatttattaaaattttgataagggtctgaaaacgagTCCAATTATGGATGACCTGAAGTGGTAGAATCtttgtcaattcaattattttactacCTTAAATTaacacttgttataatttctgtgcattacaattactattgaatgatttatcccacttgtttgctatataattcatttttctttaaattattacgtaataaaattttcaaatttcgaggCTCATTTGAATGTCACAGTCTATCCACATGATATCACtacataaaggacaagtccactccaacaaaaactttatttgaataaaaagagaaaaattcaacaaccataacactgaaaatttcatcaaaattgcatgtaaaataagaaagttatggcattctaaagtttcgcttcatttcacaaaacagttatgcacatctcggtcgatatgcaaatgagaaactgatgacatcactcactatttcttttgtaatctattatatgaaatatgaattatttttatttctcgtcattgtcatgtgaaatgaagtgtcattcctccctgaacacgtggaattacattattttaacattttgtgcttcaggcaaggaggtcctaattgtcaaatttgtaaaaaatgaaatattgtataattcaaacaataaaaaaacaaaagaaatagtgagtgacatcatcgactctctcatttgaatgtaactggctcgttaatataactattttgttcaaaataagcgaaactttgaaatgtcattaatttattattttacatccgattttgatgaaattttcagcattgtgcttgtctggtctttctccattgattcaaatcaacattttttctgaggtggacttgacccttaAGAAAGAAGTAAGTTATGACAGGTTTGGAGATGTCATAACTATTTGGTCAAGTTGTCCCCGATCTTGGCAAAGAGGGATTCGTGAAACAGTTCGCTAACAGGTAGCTAACTATTTCCAATTTAGTTAAGAAGTTAGAAGACttaacggtgttgagaaacgggccccagtctACGCAAGCAGAACCAAACAGAATCAGTTTGCCACACTCAAATTCCCAatttgcactcgcatcaattatttagtTACGTACCTATCATTTTATGATCTAGTGCATAGaacaaatgaccattttttttaggtcggaatgtcaacaattttcagctcgtgcttcgcattcccattattgaaatatgtaccaTCCTCATGgttaaacagtccttaacaggatCATGCTAGAACActtattaaaaattatgttcgtGCTTGGCATTCTCAGTAATTATCTAGAACAcacacatcttgttcaggatcacaaacggtgcctagaatgttaaattttcaggacaaaatacatcctaaatacatatataaaagttccaa encodes:
- the LOC121415928 gene encoding uncharacterized protein LOC121415928, whose product is MIYSHSAIGLNRYQDRNCNTVRMVNMKRASLNSSKSSVLCSDHFEDACFDLGRRYVLNRMLSQPYLISRLVFRRIHPNQGISQKTFRFSKQPPRYCKDTSAKVFSTLISRRPLLLNTRKSKRGKVEVNNNNGLY